From Tiliqua scincoides isolate rTilSci1 chromosome 2, rTilSci1.hap2, whole genome shotgun sequence, the proteins below share one genomic window:
- the MACIR gene encoding macrophage immunometabolism regulator, giving the protein MEVDVNGESRSILATLPLPIAEVSATGKADSEKPRCSSTPCSPIRQTVSGYQILHMDSNYLVGFTTGEELLKLAQKCTVGEENKVEAVSTLRSKPLDSGLSRSSRVCKARSRYYQPYEIPAINGRRRRRMPSSGDKCTKPLPYEPYKAFHGPLPLCLFKGKRAHSKSLDYLNLDRMNIKEPADTEVLQYQLQHLTLRGDRMFARNNT; this is encoded by the coding sequence ATGGAAGTTGACGTTAATGGAGAATCCAGGTCTATCCTAGCTACTCTCCCCTTGCCTATTGCGGAGGTGAGTGCCACAGGCAAGGCAGACTCAGAGAAACCTCGCTGTTCCAGCACCCCGTGTTCACCAATACGTCAGACCGTTTCCGGCTATCAGATCCTCCATATGGATTCTAATTACTTGGTTGGTTTCACAACTGGAGAGGAGCTCCTGAAGTTAGCCCAGAAGTGTACTGTTGGCGAGGAGAATAAAGTAGAAGCGGTGTCCACCTTGCGCTCCAAACCACTTGATTCAGGACTTTCCCGTTCCTCCCGGGTGTGTAAAGCCAGAAGCAGATATTACCAGCCTTATGAGATTCCAGCAATCAATGGCCGGAGAAGGCGGCGAATGCCCAGCTCAGGGGATAAATGCACCAAGCCACTACCTTATGAACCCTACAAGGCTTTTCATggtcctttgcctctttgccttttcAAAGGTAAAAGGGCTCACTCTAAATCCTTAGACTACCTCAATTTAGACAGAATGAACATCAAGGAACCAGCTGACACAGAAGTGCTTCAGTATCAGCTCCAACACCTCACCCTAAGAGGGGACCGTATGTTTGCTAGGAATAACACATGA